In a genomic window of Zingiber officinale cultivar Zhangliang chromosome 9B, Zo_v1.1, whole genome shotgun sequence:
- the LOC122025176 gene encoding uncharacterized protein LOC122025176 yields MPSFWNSIIYAMKVGGPLLEVLRLVDGEKKPAMGYIYEAMDRAKEKIAKAFGNNEDRYKDVFEIIDHRWQLQLHQDLHAAGYFLNPEFFYSNSEIEQDEEVVMGLYNSISRLTDDPESEGTIHTELLKYKQAEGLFGKQIAIQMRKVVSPAAWWNSYGASTPKLQRLAQKILSLTCSSSGCERNWSVFEHLHSKKRNRLEQKRLNDLVFIKYNRALRRRYDSRDTIDPIILSEVDDGNEWLVGRLEDEELDFVHDGDDLTWLDVADAVGVNEAPYTLRKSKGASKATPTSTQVAKMTTSTPTGSLKASTSKSRGKRPIGTSTTLDLVDEEDEFDFDEESEEENDAERYAIPNEEDGLDLDEEVEDEDEF; encoded by the exons ATGCCTTCATTTTGGAATTCCATCATTTATGCTATGAAAGTTGGTGGCCCATTATTGGAGGTACTTCGGTTGGTGGATGGGGAGAAGAAGCCTGCCATGGGTTATATATATGAGGCAATGGATAGGGCTAAGGAGAAAATAGCAAAAGCCTTTGGTAATAATGAGGATAGGTACAAAGATGTTTTTGAGATAATTGACCATAGGTGGCAGTTGCAGCTCCATCAAGATTTGCATGCAGCGGGTTATTTCTTGAACCCCGAGTTCTTTTACTCAAATTCTGAGATAGAACAAGATGAAGAAGTAGTTATGGGGTTGTACAATTCAATCAGTAGGTTGACTGATGATCCCGAGTCAGAGGGAACAATACATACAGAGTTGTTAAAATACAAACAAGCCGAAGGTCTTTTTGGAAAGCAAATTGCAATCCAAATGAGAAAGGTTGTATCACCAG CTGCATGGTGGAACTCGTATGGAGCTTCGACACCAAAGTTGCAAAGACTTGCCCAGAAGATACTCAGTCTCACTTGTAGCTCTTCTGGTTGTGAGCGCAATTGGAGTGTGTTTGAACAT CTTCATTCCAAGAAAAGGAATAGATTGGAGCAAAAACGCCTGAATGATTTGGTGTTCATTAAGTACAACAGAGCTCTGAGGCGTAGATACGATAGTCGTGATACCATTGATCCTATCATATTGAGTGAAGTAGATGATGGAAATGAATGGTTGGTAGGGAGACTGGAGGATGAAGAGCTTGACTTTGTTCATGATGGTGATGATTTGACTTGGCTAGATGTTGCAGATGCTGTTGGAGTAAATGAAGCTCCTTATACATTGAGAAAATCCAAAGGGGCCTCGAAAGCGACCCCTACATCTACGCAAGTCGCAAAGATGACCACATCTACACCTACAGGAAGTTTGAAGGCGTCCACATCTAAGTCTAGAGGGAAAAGGCCGATAGGAACATCTACTACACTTGATCTTGTAGATGAAGAGGATGAATTCGATTTTGATGAAGAAAGTGAAGAGGAGAATGATGCCGAGCGTTATGCAATTCCAAATGAAGAAGATGGTCTCGATCTTGATGAAGAAGttgaagatgaagatgaattttag